TAAAATCTTCCCTCTCTGTTCCTAACCCGAGGGCTTTATTTAACAAAGCCTGGGAGGaggtttgggattttgtttgttttcaatctTTTCCCATATGTCtgtggagcagggagcagaaggAACAGAGGAGGGTATCTTAGTGTGAACAGAGGCGATTGAGCCGTGCTGTAATGGTAGAACAGAGTCTCTTTCTGCCCATAAAATCTGCTTGCCTGGCTGAATATTGGAGAATGGTTTTGAAAAGAGGCAGTTAAATAGCAATTGTGTGTAAATGCGTTTGCAGGGGCTGCCAGTTCTCTTTCTTGTCAGCTTTACCACTTCCCATAGCTCTGTAACTTGAATGATTTAAGCCTTACAAAATTGGCCCATTATCTGCAGAGAGATTAAAAATTTTGCAGAGAGATTAAAAATTCTGCAGTTATCTTaagttttctacttaaaattccATGCAAGGTGACACTTCAGGGGTTATCTTCATTGtagtcttctgctgttttctcttaCGTGGTTTACTGCCATAGGTTTATGGCCACCTTTAATGGAGGTGACAAGCAAATCACATGCTTTATTCACCTGGTTGCACCTAGGAATGTGATGAAGTTGTAGCGTTAGAACCCCTCATCCTAGAACTGCACTGCAGTTGCTGAGGGCAATCCTTCTATAACCTGGTAAGAGAACCACTCGTGGTGTAACCTCGGTGTACCACCCCAAAGCCTGCCCTCTGCAGCACGCACCACGTTTTGTAACGCTTCCGAGCGCTGGGCAGGAACCCGCTCGTACAACATCGGCGCTCGGAACGGCCAAAGCGGACTCTATTGACGGGAGTCGCTCGCGTTCCCGTGATGGGGCAGCGCCTTCTCCGCCCGCCCGGTCCCTGCCTCCAGGTGCGGGTGGCGGGACGCGGGGGGGCCGGTGCCGGTCGCGGGTGTAGGGGTTGGGGGGACCGGACGCGCCCTTTCACGGCCGGAGCGGAGGCGGCTCCGTTCCGGACGCACCGCCCCACGTGTCCCCGGGCGCGCCGGCGCGTCACCCCCGGCTTGAGCCAATAGTGGCGCGGCGGCGCGCGCGCGGCGGGGCGTGGCGTGGCGTGGCGGGGCGGCGCGTGGGCCCCCGCGCTCGGCTCCCGCGCCGGCGGGGTCAGGCGGGTGGCGGCGGAGACGCGCAGGTGGCCGGTGCGGGAATGACGGAGCGCGGCGGCCGGTGCGGGATGACGgagcgcggcgcggcggcgCTGATCCGCGAGGGCTGGTTCCGCGAGACGTGCCGGCTGTGGCCGGGGCAGGCCATGTCCCTGCAGGTGGAGGAGCTCCTGCACCACCAGCGCTCCCGCTACCAGGAGATCCTCGTCTTCCGCAGGTGCGGTGCGGCCGGGAGCGCGGCTCCGGGCTGGCGGTGGTGTGCGGGGAGCGGTGGGAGCGCGGCGCCCAGCGCCATGCGGTGGGGCCTGGCGGCGTTGGGAGGGGGCGGGGGAGCGCGGCCCGCGGGCCGGCTCCAACGCCGCTTCCCCGCTCTGCCCAGCACCACCTACGGCAACGTCCTGGTCCTGGACGGGGTGATCCAGTGCACGGAGCGGGACGAGTTCTCCTACCAGGAAATGATCGCCAACCTGCCCCTCTGCAGCCACCCCGACCCCCGCAAGGTGAGTCGTCCCCGGCCCTCTCCGCGGGCTCTCCCCGGCCGGGGCCCGACCCGCAGAGCGGCTCCTGTCCTCCGGACCGGCCCTTTCAGGGCTGCCGCGGCCGGAGGCTGGCTGGGGCCGCGGCTTCTGGCGCTCCCCCGCTGCAGGCAGCCCGTGTGGGCCCCGCGGCACATCCATCTCCGAGCGCCGGGGCGGGACGAGCCCACAGGGCTGCTGGGTTTCAGGCCGTGCTTTTTAGGCCACGCTGTGAAAGTTCCCCCGTGAGCCCACCCCGCTGATGGCCGGTTCTCTGCCCTCTTCTCTCCCAGGTGCTGATCATCGGTGGCGGTGACGGGGGAGTGCTGCGGGAGGTGGTGAAACACCCGACCGTGGAGTCCGTGGTGCAGTGCGAGATCGATGAGGTGCGTTCGGCTGCGAGGAGGTGCCCGGGGGCTTCGCTGGGACGGGTGGGCTGCCCAGCGGAAAGCAGCCCCGCTTCACAGCATCCCCggagctgctgcttcacctGCCGTCCCTTGTCAGCAGCGTGCgtttgctgcctgtgctgctggcatgACACTGACAGCGCCACCTCTTTGCCTCACAAGTCATCTACGTGGCAGCTGGCTGCCTCTTTCATGGGATTTCTTTCACACACAAGGGCTTTCCAGGCCAGCGTGGGCCAGGCACGAGATCTGGGGAAGGAGAAGTCTGGCTctgtgaagctgctgcttttccctctttgcctttgcagaacagagcactgctgctgccagaggagGATGGTCGCTTTGCTAAGCAGTCTCTTGCAactgaaagcaggaaagaagtGGGGGGGATTTGTTTCTGTAATAGATGGGCTCATCCCCCTCTAGGTCAGTTTGTTTTGATGCTTTACTTTCTAAGAAAGTTTTGCTCTTTCCTCAAAGCAGGGTTGTATTAAGTATGGGAAATGCTGCTCTATGAGACTGCACTCTGTCTGCCGTGCTAATAGGCATATGTGCCTGGGTTTGAACCAGCACTGCCTGACACCAGCATATTTTTATGCCTTTGCCAGCTGTGAAAAGCTGGTCGTGTTCAGTGCAATTGCTGGGCCTAGGGCAGTGGCTGTTAACAGTTTTAGAATGAAGGGGGTGATGCAGTGACTAGAGCAGAGGTGGGGATAATTCTCACCTTGCATCTAGAAACCTGCTGAAATGGTTTAATTtaggaagaataaaagaaaagtcTTAGGCTGAGATCACCTCTGCAAGTGATgtctgcagggaaaaggagcCGTAATGTCAGATCTGTAATCGTATTCTTGTGGTTCCTCAGGGAGCTTTTGAAGCTCCAAGTTCTTCTTGTTGAGTTTGGCAAGGACAGACCAACAGTGTCACTGAACCCTGAGGCCATAGGAAAGGGCTGAGTGCAGCTTGTTGGCTGAAGATGCTGACAGCTCTTGAGGATCTCGCTAGAGTCGGGTTTGTGCTGAAGGCATAGAAGGAAATGACTCATtgtgctgctcttgcagctgcaCAGTAGCCTGAGAAGTAGCTCCTTGTACCCCCTACTGACCCCCTTGTGCTCTCTGTATTGCAGGATGTGATCCAGGTATCCAAGAAGTACCTCCCAGGGATGGCAGTGGGGTATTCCAGCGCAAAGCTGACCTTGCACGTGGGAGACGGTTTTGAGTTCATGAAACAAAATCAAGAAGCCTTTGATGTGATTATCACGGACTCATCTGACCCCATGGGTAAGAATTCTGGCCATAAAAGGGCACTGCTTTCCAcactcctcctccttttctcctctgcctACCTCTTGGAAGCAATGCCAGCCTGCCCAGGCTCCTTTTGAGTGAAAAGATTCTCACTGGGTCAGCTCTTTTGGTAGAGAAAGGAAAGGGTGAAGACCAGAAAACTGTATTAGCAAGGCTTCAAGTCGGCTGTCCCCTTTCTATCCTCAAAATTTAACTCCCGCAGCCATTGCTTCTGGCAAAGAGTTGATCCGGGAATCTCATGGAGGGAGATGGCTTTGCACATGTGCCCACTAATAAAGCAGTGGCTTGTGTGCTGTTGGTGTCTCTACCTAACTTAAAGATGGCTGCAGTGAGATTGCtgtgtatctgaagggggggaAACTAAGTTAGAGAAGGACCAAGTATAGTTACAGCACCTCATTTTAGGGGCCTGACAATGAGCACCCGAGTTGCCTTTACTGTTGCTATAGTCAACACAGGAAGAGGCATCTCTAAAAGGCAGTTTGGAGCAGGAGCTCAGTTTAAAAAGAGCTCACTGAAGCAAGAAGCAGGATCTAGGACTGTCTTTGATAAAGGTCCTGGGCTTGCTTTTGAGCAAAGCTAAAATGCTGATGGATTTGCCATGCTAGGTGCAGGCTGGGGTTCGCCGGGGCAGAACTGTTTGCTTCCAGATTATCTCCAATGCTTGCGATCACTGAAAAGCCATTTGGAATTCCTCTTTTCCAGTGCAGTGCCTGTAGGCATTCAGCAAACTCTCAGGAGCCCACTGTGTTCGTGTCTCTCTCAGCATACCTCTTCACTCACTTTTCTCCCAGGTCCTGCAGAAAGCTTATTCAAAGAATCATACTACCAGCTGATGAAGACAGCCCTGCGAGAAGATGGGATTCTTTGCTGCCAAGGTGAGGATGTCTCTGGCAGAGACTGATGCCAGATCCTTGCGTAGAGACACAAAGAGGACTCTCTTCTTGGGGAGACATTACATAGGCAGTGAGGTCCATTTTAGCTCCCAGGTACAGGAGTGTTTTGATCTGGATGCATCAGCTCATTAACTGCTGGACTGCGCTTAGTAAATCTGGTGTAAGGGTGTTATCTTGCTTTGAAACCACATGAGCTGGGCACAGTAGAGCAGGTTTGGACTTGGGACTGCTGCTAACCTGGCCCAGACCTGtgcagagaagaggggcagcTCTCACCTCGCATCCcgtcttcccttctccctgtaGGTGAGTGCCAGTGGCTGCACCTGGATCTCATTAAGGAGATGCGTCAGTTCTGCAAGTCTCTGTTCCCTGTGGTGGAATACGCCTATTGCACCATCCCCACGTATCCCAGCGGGCAGATTGGCTTCATGCTCTGCAGCAAAAACCCGGTGAGTTCCAGGCACCTCAAGTGCCCTTTTCCACTCCCTGaaagcacacacagagcctGCCTCAGGTTGTCCCTTGCAGAGCTtgagctgcagctctgagctCTCCCAGCTGAGGCCTCTGGAGTCATGGTGGGTCCTGGTTCTGCCAGCCcggggccccagagctgcaaTGCAGCTTGCTCAGTGCTGAATGAAGTGCAGAGCTGACCAGTACTTACTTACCAGTACTATAACTGGTTGCCTTGGAAAAGGACATTATTTTCTCCCTAGTACAACAACCTTGGAAGGGAGGAAGCCATTGCCACTTTCCAGAGCCTCTTAAGGCTATGGCTTATTGATGCTGGCTGTAATAAAGCAGCACCTGCTTGATAAGAATTGGCTTGCAACTGGTAATCTCATGCAGAGAGGTCCAAGTGAGTCATTGTTAGGATGTGGGGTGGTAGCTCTGTGTCACACCACTGAGTTCTGCTCTCTTCCCAGTCTGCTGCATTACAGCAAGTCTCTAATGAAACTgtcacagctgctgcctccctacACCAATGTGTGTGATTATCAGGGACACCGTGCCTGACTTAACACAGACATGGATTTTGCTCTGAAGAGCAAAAGCCTTGCTGCTTAGATGCTGAGGCACAATCTGACAGCTTCATCTGGCACATGCAGTCTGACCTCATGTGTTGACATCTGTGAATAAGGGCTAGTCACAAGGGGTACAAGAGTGTAAACCCAGCCCTGGGGACTGGAGCTGTGCAGAACCTTTGACCTCATACTAGAAGAGAAAGTCATCTGTTCTGCTGCACATCCTCTTGGTTCTGTGCCATGAATCCGGTGCCTGTCACACAGCCTTTTGCTTGCTGCCCAAACAC
Above is a genomic segment from Lathamus discolor isolate bLatDis1 chromosome 16, bLatDis1.hap1, whole genome shotgun sequence containing:
- the SRM gene encoding spermidine synthase — its product is MTERGGRCGMTERGAAALIREGWFRETCRLWPGQAMSLQVEELLHHQRSRYQEILVFRSTTYGNVLVLDGVIQCTERDEFSYQEMIANLPLCSHPDPRKVLIIGGGDGGVLREVVKHPTVESVVQCEIDEDVIQVSKKYLPGMAVGYSSAKLTLHVGDGFEFMKQNQEAFDVIITDSSDPMGPAESLFKESYYQLMKTALREDGILCCQGECQWLHLDLIKEMRQFCKSLFPVVEYAYCTIPTYPSGQIGFMLCSKNPNTNFREPVQQLSQQQVEERSLKYYNSDIHRAAFILPEFARKALSDV